One window of the Sparus aurata chromosome 7, fSpaAur1.1, whole genome shotgun sequence genome contains the following:
- the LOC115585858 gene encoding LOW QUALITY PROTEIN: tumor necrosis factor receptor superfamily member 1A (The sequence of the model RefSeq protein was modified relative to this genomic sequence to represent the inferred CDS: deleted 1 base in 1 codon), whose product MDFLLVFPLILAILSTGQSKAQVTSSCYTECPAGFHKDDECGVKQMTCQKCENHTFTAVPNSLQKCIRCRTCGHYEMEIKPCFPDSDAECDCREGYYNTSNYSGRRDCKRCPLKHQYDEVKSKRPKRAGAVNESEILRRCVKSPECLRKCIAALPTPFTSTSPSPSPSTTSLETPSTTTTTASAESTSTPNSTGPIMHPVPIYSVHHLSLLFVVPVVFFLALFWILLLFPRNPCRYSDNCPCWRVNKALEPLAEEPMFNDQRSHHVSSPTTQTLNISEETPMMPLSQSPAPSEYQPTPAPVLLDAEHKAARQDGQSEHWPAIVLYTIIKEVPLRRWKEFLRLLSVADQQLERVELEAGFGLGSMERQYQMLRLWSQRSTSSLDDVFSALHYMDLSGCAQLLQESLEKLQWRPELKQGCTDHGAMQDT is encoded by the exons ATGGACTTTCTCTTG GTTTTCCCCTTGATACTTGCCATCCTTTCCACTGGACAGAGTAAAGCTCAAGTGACCAGTTCATGTTATACAGAGTGCCCAGCTG GATTTCATAAAGATGATGAGTGTGGGGTTAAACAAATGACAtgtcaaaaatgtgaaaatcacaCATTCACAGCAGTACCAAACTCTCTACAGAAATGCATTAGGTGTCGCACCTGTGGAC ATTATGAGATGGAAATAAAGCCCTGTTTCCCCGATAGTGATGCGGAATGTGACTGTAGAGAGGGATACTACAATACAAGCAATTACAGCGGCAGAAGGGATTGCAAGCGTTGCCCCCTTAAACATCAGTATGATGAAGTGAAATCAAAGAGGCCTAAACGCGCAG GGGCTGTCAATGAATCAGAGATATTGCGAAG ATGTGTGAAAAGCCCTGAATGCCTGAGGAAATGTATTGCAGCTTTGCCTACGCCCTTTACAAGTACAAGTCCAAGTCCAAGTCCAAGTACAACCTCCTTAGAAACTCCATCTACAACTACAACGACAGCTTCAGCTGAAAGCACTTCAACTCCAAACAGCACGGGTCCTATCATGCATCCAGTTCCAATTTACT CAGTGCACCACTTGTCCTTGCTCTTTGTGGTGCCTGTGGTGTTTTTTCTGGCACTCTTTTGGATCCTGCTGCTCTTCCCCAGGAACCCATGCAGATATTCAGACAATTGTCCCTGCTGGCGTGTGAACAAAGCCCTGGAGCCTCTCGCCGAGGAGCCCATGTTCAACG ACCAACGCAGTCATCATGTCAGCAGCCCGACCACACAG ACATTAAACATATCAGAGGAAACTCCCATGATGCCTCTCAGTCAGAGTCCAGCCCCATCAGAATAT CAGCCCACCCCGGCCCCTGTGCTGCTGGACGCTGAACACAAAG CTGCCAGACAAGATGGGCAATCCGAGCACTGGCCGGCCATCGTCCTCTACACCATTATCAAGGAGGTGCCTTTGCGTCGGTGGAAGGAGTTCTTGCGTCTGCTCTCAgtggctgaccagcagctggaGCGAGTGGAGCTGGAGGCCGGTTTTGGTCTGGGCTCCATGGAGCGGCAGTACCAGATGCTGAGGCTTTGGAGCCAGCGCTCCACCTCGAGCCTGGACGATGTCTTCTCTGCCTTGCACTACATGGATTTATCTGGCTgtgctcagctgctgcaggagagccTGGAGAAGCTGCAGTGGAGACCTGAACTGAAGCAAGGTTGCACAGACCATGGGGCAATGCAGGACACCTGA